A genomic segment from Malus domestica chromosome 05, GDT2T_hap1 encodes:
- the LOC103434819 gene encoding squamosa promoter-binding-like protein 3 yields the protein MESGRGHGKRILVKYEEEEEEEEEEEESRSGTPSIVDGEDERRDTVMMMNSTAPPPTGRRSGAGGSTAGPCCKVDCCNADLSDLKQYYRRHKVCDVHAKAPAVFMGGIRQRFCQQCSRFHSLSEFDDRKRSCRRRLAGHNERRRKTSLQ from the exons ATGGAATCAGGCAGAGGTCATGGAAAGAGGATCTTGGTGAAATacgaggaagaggaagaggaggaggaggaagaagaagaaagtaggAGTGGGACACCATCTATAGTGGATGGTGAGGATGAGAGGAGAGatacagtgatgatgatgaataGTACTGCTCCTCCTCCTACAGGGAGAAGATCTGGTGCAGGAGGGTCTACAGCAGGGCCATGTTGTAAGGTAGATTGTTGCAATGCTGACTTGAGTGATTTAAAGCAATACTACCGCCGCCACAAGGTCTGTGACGTTCATGCCAAGGCTCCGGCGGTGTTCATGGGTGGAATCCGGCAGCGCTTTTGCCAGCAGTGTAGCAG GTTTCACAGCCTATCGGAGTTTGATGACCGTAAAAGGAGTTGTCGCCGGCGATTAGCTGGACACAATGAGCGGCGTCGGAAGACCTCCCTACAATAA